A window of the Mannheimia granulomatis genome harbors these coding sequences:
- the putP gene encoding sodium/proline symporter PutP, which produces MFVFDPTTIMFVVYILGMIAIGFIAYRVTNNLSDYILGGRRLGSFVTALSAGASDMSGWLLMGLPGAVYAGGLIEGWIAIGLTIGAYLNWKLVAGRLRSHTEHSGDALTLPEYFHNRFGDKTRLIKILSAVIFLLFFAIYCASGVVAGARVFENLFGLPYHQAIWYGAIATILYTFIGGFLAVSWTDTIQASLMLFALILTPLFVMYNLGGFDEMQALISQAGEMAQKDYNDIFTGASVLGIISLMAWGLGYFGQPHIVVRFMAAESVRSLENARRISMTWMIICLVGAIGIGYFGMAYFFGNPEKVGTVSQNPEQVFIELAKLLFNPWVAGILLSAILAAVMSTLSAQLLICSSAITEDLYKGILRPKATDKELVWLSRLMVLAVAALAIYIAQDPESKVFGLVRNAWAGFGSAFGPVVLLSLFWRRMNGFGAVAGMLTGALIVHFWGDITAQFNLPEIYSMIPGFISAMVMIVVVSLLTPQPNQAILDTFDRANKAYLDEVK; this is translated from the coding sequence ATGTTTGTTTTTGATCCAACAACAATAATGTTTGTTGTCTATATTTTAGGCATGATTGCAATTGGTTTTATTGCCTATCGTGTAACTAATAATCTTTCAGACTATATTTTAGGTGGTCGCCGTCTAGGTAGCTTTGTTACTGCACTTTCTGCAGGTGCTTCGGATATGTCTGGATGGCTGTTAATGGGGCTGCCGGGGGCAGTTTATGCCGGCGGTTTGATTGAAGGGTGGATTGCAATCGGTTTGACTATCGGTGCCTATTTGAACTGGAAATTGGTAGCAGGACGTTTACGTTCACACACCGAACACAGTGGTGATGCTTTAACTTTACCTGAGTATTTTCACAACCGTTTTGGCGATAAAACCCGCTTAATTAAAATTTTATCAGCGGTCATTTTTTTACTGTTTTTTGCAATTTACTGTGCCTCAGGCGTAGTTGCTGGTGCTAGAGTGTTTGAGAACCTGTTTGGTTTACCTTATCATCAAGCGATTTGGTACGGTGCTATTGCTACCATTCTCTATACTTTTATCGGTGGTTTCCTTGCAGTAAGTTGGACAGATACTATCCAAGCTTCATTAATGCTGTTTGCTTTAATTTTAACACCGCTATTTGTAATGTATAACCTTGGCGGTTTTGATGAAATGCAGGCATTAATCAGCCAAGCAGGTGAAATGGCACAAAAAGATTATAATGATATCTTTACCGGTGCCAGTGTGTTAGGCATTATCAGCTTAATGGCATGGGGCTTAGGTTATTTTGGTCAGCCACATATTGTCGTACGCTTTATGGCGGCAGAAAGTGTGAGATCACTAGAGAATGCCCGTCGCATTAGTATGACTTGGATGATTATCTGTTTAGTGGGGGCGATAGGCATTGGCTATTTTGGTATGGCTTATTTCTTTGGTAATCCTGAAAAAGTGGGCACCGTTAGTCAAAATCCGGAGCAAGTTTTTATTGAGTTAGCGAAATTATTATTCAATCCTTGGGTGGCAGGTATTTTATTATCAGCTATTTTAGCTGCGGTAATGAGTACCCTTTCTGCACAATTGCTGATTTGCTCAAGTGCGATCACCGAAGATTTATATAAAGGTATTTTACGCCCTAAAGCGACCGATAAAGAATTAGTTTGGTTAAGCCGTTTGATGGTACTTGCAGTTGCAGCGCTTGCTATTTACATTGCCCAAGACCCTGAAAGCAAAGTATTTGGTTTAGTACGTAACGCGTGGGCAGGTTTCGGTTCAGCATTCGGGCCTGTGGTATTACTTTCTCTCTTCTGGAGACGTATGAATGGCTTTGGAGCTGTGGCAGGTATGCTCACAGGAGCGTTAATCGTGCATTTCTGGGGGGATATTACCGCTCAATTTAATCTTCCTGAAATTTACTCAATGATTCCGGGCTTTATCAGTGCAATGGTGATGATTGTGGTGGTTTCTCTCTTAACACCACAACCGAATCAAGCAATTTTAGATACTTTCGACCGTGCGAATAAAGCATATTTGGATGAAGTAAAATAA
- a CDS encoding IclR family transcriptional regulator yields MKEKKEKESTGNQSLIRGLTLLELLAKFPNGCPLAHLAELSGLNKSTVHRLLQGLQQEGYVRPAPTMGSYRLTTKCLAIGQRALSSINILHIAAPHLEALNLKLGETVNFSMREKDEAILINKLEATTGLMRTRAYIGQRVQLYCSAMGKLFLTYGSAEYIPQYWQEKSAVIQPLTVNTITTIEGMKKELAAIREKGFAMDAEENELGVSCIACPIFDHQQKVHYAVSVSLSTARLNQLGLDNLLPAIQETADNISAELGGR; encoded by the coding sequence ATGAAAGAAAAAAAAGAAAAGGAATCAACAGGGAATCAAAGTTTAATTCGAGGCTTAACCCTGTTAGAACTTCTGGCTAAGTTCCCTAATGGCTGTCCGCTGGCGCATTTAGCGGAATTATCCGGGCTGAATAAGAGCACTGTTCACCGATTATTACAAGGCTTGCAGCAAGAAGGTTATGTTCGCCCGGCGCCAACTATGGGAAGTTATCGCCTAACGACAAAATGTTTGGCAATTGGGCAAAGAGCCTTAAGTTCGATTAATATTTTGCATATTGCAGCTCCACATTTAGAGGCTCTAAATCTCAAATTAGGGGAAACCGTCAATTTTTCTATGCGTGAGAAAGACGAGGCAATTCTAATAAATAAACTTGAAGCAACTACAGGACTGATGCGAACACGAGCCTATATTGGACAGCGAGTGCAGCTCTATTGTTCTGCAATGGGAAAACTGTTTTTAACTTATGGGTCGGCAGAGTATATTCCTCAATATTGGCAAGAAAAATCGGCCGTCATCCAGCCCCTTACTGTCAATACGATTACGACTATTGAAGGAATGAAAAAAGAGCTTGCCGCTATTCGGGAAAAGGGGTTTGCGATGGATGCAGAGGAAAATGAATTGGGTGTATCTTGTATTGCTTGTCCGATTTTTGATCATCAACAAAAAGTGCATTATGCAGTGTCTGTTTCACTTTCTACCGCTCGTTTAAATCAGCTTGGGCTGGATAATTTACTGCCGGCAATTCAAGAAACGGCCGATAATATTTCTGCTGAATTGGGTGGGCGATAA
- a CDS encoding 5-formyltetrahydrofolate cyclo-ligase, which yields MNLSTVTDLRRQLRQSMRLKRQALTSKQQLQAAQSIIPQAISLIESYQASHIAFYLPFNGEISPQPLMEQLLVQGKKLYLPVLHPFTSGQLLFLNYNCKTSLKINRLGIQEPVLDVRNVLPLPELEMIFTPLVACDKAGNRLGMGGGFYDRTLAQTKNVISVGLAHQCQQVEQLPIESWDVPLDHIILGVST from the coding sequence ATGAATTTATCAACTGTTACCGATCTTCGTCGTCAATTACGGCAATCTATGCGGCTTAAACGCCAAGCGTTAACTTCAAAACAGCAGTTGCAAGCTGCGCAATCTATTATTCCTCAAGCCATTTCACTTATTGAATCGTACCAAGCCTCGCATATTGCATTTTATTTGCCCTTTAATGGCGAAATTTCTCCCCAACCTTTAATGGAACAGCTTCTTGTTCAAGGAAAAAAACTGTATCTTCCTGTATTGCATCCTTTTACAAGCGGTCAATTATTATTTTTAAATTACAATTGCAAAACTTCGTTAAAAATTAACCGCTTGGGTATTCAAGAACCTGTTTTAGATGTAAGAAATGTGCTGCCATTGCCTGAATTGGAGATGATTTTCACCCCTTTAGTTGCTTGTGACAAAGCTGGAAACCGCCTTGGTATGGGGGGCGGTTTTTACGATAGAACCCTTGCACAAACCAAGAATGTGATTAGTGTAGGTCTGGCACACCAATGCCAGCAAGTTGAACAATTACCTATTGAGAGTTGGGATGTGCCGCTAGACCATATAATTTTGGGAGTATCAACATGA
- a CDS encoding cell division protein ZapA, which yields MSANNIELQIFGQVLRLQCPPDQQENLLASAQRLEERVATLKEQSGIIQLEKVLAIVALNLNYELEQAQRQNAENKNVLVACIEQLDNSLGKFQSN from the coding sequence ATGTCGGCAAATAATATCGAATTACAGATTTTTGGACAGGTTTTACGCTTGCAATGCCCTCCAGACCAACAAGAAAATTTACTGGCTTCTGCTCAGCGTTTGGAAGAGCGTGTAGCGACATTAAAAGAGCAGTCCGGTATTATTCAACTTGAAAAAGTGCTGGCGATAGTTGCACTTAATCTGAATTATGAATTAGAGCAAGCGCAGCGTCAAAATGCGGAGAATAAAAATGTATTGGTTGCTTGTATTGAACAATTAGATAACTCACTCGGAAAATTTCAATCCAACTAG
- a CDS encoding UPF0149 family protein, producing MAINTSNEFKQLITQLQIEYTPAEFHGFLCGLIAGGIQDDSWKTLTYQFTNDGHAFSVAPLQTLSEFYQQLTESFTEANPLFSLWLPENEEDGFALADGISEWTNNFLLGLGVSQPRLQQETEEVGEAIDDLDEIAKLGYNDDDNNEELLEAGEEVLEYLRVLALFLHSHFALGVAASEEKPQLH from the coding sequence ATGGCTATTAACACCTCTAACGAATTTAAACAACTTATTACTCAATTACAGATTGAATATACACCCGCTGAATTTCATGGTTTTTTATGTGGATTAATTGCAGGCGGTATTCAAGATGATTCTTGGAAAACACTTACCTATCAATTTACCAATGATGGCCATGCTTTTTCGGTCGCTCCATTACAAACCTTAAGCGAATTTTATCAACAATTAACCGAGAGTTTTACTGAAGCGAACCCGTTATTTTCCCTTTGGTTACCAGAAAATGAAGAGGATGGCTTTGCACTTGCTGATGGCATTTCTGAATGGACAAACAACTTCTTACTAGGCTTGGGCGTATCTCAACCTAGATTGCAACAAGAAACAGAAGAAGTTGGCGAAGCTATTGATGATTTAGATGAAATCGCAAAATTAGGTTACAATGACGATGATAATAACGAAGAACTGCTCGAAGCAGGCGAAGAAGTGTTAGAATACTTACGTGTGTTAGCACTATTCTTACATAGCCATTTTGCATTAGGTGTGGCAGCTTCAGAGGAAAAACCACAATTACACTAA
- the hemE gene encoding uroporphyrinogen decarboxylase, with protein sequence MSQLKNDRYLKALLREPVDMTPVWMMRQAGRYLPEYKATRAVAGDFMSLCRNAELACEVTLQPLRRYDLDAAILFSDILTIPDAMGLGLTFGAGEGPKFAHPVSSLSDVKNLPIPDPEGELQYVMNAVRTIRRELKGEVPLIGFSGSPWTLATYMVEGGSSKAFTKIKKMMYADPQILHKLLDKLADSVILYLNAQIKAGAQAVMVFDTWGGVLAHKDYEEFSLRYMHKIVDGLIRENEGRKVPVTLFTKGGGLWLEKMAETGCDALGLDWTVDIADARRRVGNKVALQGNMDPGVLYANPKRIEQEVKNILAGFGNGSGHVFNLGHGIHLDVPVESPKVFVDAIHNFSKPYHK encoded by the coding sequence ATGTCACAATTAAAAAATGATCGCTATTTAAAAGCCCTATTGCGTGAACCTGTGGATATGACACCCGTTTGGATGATGCGTCAAGCAGGACGTTATCTACCGGAATATAAAGCTACTCGTGCCGTTGCCGGTGATTTCATGTCTTTATGCCGTAATGCAGAGTTAGCTTGCGAAGTGACGTTACAGCCCTTACGCCGTTATGATTTAGATGCGGCTATTTTATTTTCCGATATCTTAACTATTCCCGATGCAATGGGCTTAGGCTTAACATTTGGTGCCGGTGAAGGGCCTAAATTTGCACACCCTGTATCAAGCCTATCTGATGTAAAAAACTTGCCGATTCCTGATCCGGAAGGCGAATTACAATATGTCATGAACGCTGTTCGCACCATTCGCCGAGAGCTAAAAGGTGAAGTGCCATTAATCGGTTTTTCCGGTAGCCCTTGGACACTAGCGACTTATATGGTTGAAGGCGGTTCAAGCAAAGCCTTTACTAAAATCAAAAAAATGATGTATGCCGACCCACAAATTCTACATAAATTACTGGATAAATTAGCTGATAGCGTAATTTTATACCTTAACGCTCAAATCAAAGCCGGAGCCCAAGCCGTGATGGTGTTTGATACTTGGGGCGGTGTATTGGCTCACAAAGATTATGAAGAATTTTCACTACGCTATATGCACAAAATCGTGGATGGATTAATTCGTGAAAATGAAGGGCGTAAAGTACCGGTTACCCTCTTCACTAAAGGTGGTGGTTTGTGGCTGGAAAAAATGGCAGAAACAGGTTGTGATGCCTTAGGCTTAGATTGGACAGTCGATATTGCTGACGCCCGTCGCCGTGTGGGTAACAAAGTAGCTTTACAAGGTAATATGGATCCAGGTGTACTTTATGCAAACCCAAAACGCATTGAACAAGAAGTGAAAAATATTCTTGCCGGCTTCGGTAACGGTAGTGGTCACGTCTTTAATCTCGGACATGGCATTCACCTTGATGTGCCGGTAGAAAGCCCGAAAGTATTTGTGGATGCTATCCATAACTTCTCTAAGCCGTATCATAAATAA
- a CDS encoding YjaG family protein has protein sequence MRNPIHKRMERFEPWQNLTFMACLCERMYPNYQLFCEVTEQGDKAKIFQNILNLVWEYLTVKGVKINFDNQLEKLEEIIPDVNDYEFFGVLPAQEACEALSELLHSIIAGSTLEQAIRISQISLGTVASYLEMQQEKELNDQELKNASEIQEELDVQWQIYRLLNECEKRDLDLIFGLKDEIRASGISNIGLNINQ, from the coding sequence ATGCGAAATCCGATTCATAAACGTATGGAACGCTTTGAACCTTGGCAAAACCTTACCTTTATGGCATGCCTTTGTGAAAGGATGTACCCTAATTATCAACTTTTTTGCGAAGTAACCGAGCAAGGCGATAAAGCAAAAATTTTCCAAAATATTTTGAATTTGGTATGGGAATATCTAACTGTAAAAGGGGTTAAAATCAACTTTGATAATCAACTGGAAAAATTAGAAGAGATTATTCCGGATGTAAACGATTATGAGTTTTTCGGTGTTTTACCTGCACAAGAAGCCTGTGAAGCACTTTCTGAATTACTCCACAGTATTATTGCCGGTTCAACATTAGAGCAAGCTATACGAATCAGCCAAATTTCTCTTGGAACAGTAGCCAGCTATTTGGAAATGCAGCAAGAAAAAGAACTCAATGATCAAGAATTGAAAAATGCTTCTGAAATCCAAGAAGAGCTAGATGTGCAATGGCAAATCTACCGTTTATTGAATGAGTGTGAAAAACGTGATCTCGATCTCATTTTTGGCTTAAAGGATGAAATTCGTGCAAGTGGCATTAGCAATATCGGGTTAAATATTAACCAATAA
- a CDS encoding HU family DNA-binding protein has protein sequence MLEDKTMNKTELIDAIAAGANLTKKDAKAALEATLDAISASLKAGDAVQLIGFGTFKVNERKARTGRNPKTGEEIKIAAAKVPAFVSGKALKDLVK, from the coding sequence ATCTTAGAGGATAAAACTATGAACAAAACTGAGTTAATCGATGCTATCGCAGCAGGTGCAAACTTAACGAAGAAAGATGCTAAAGCTGCATTAGAAGCAACTCTTGATGCAATTTCTGCAAGCTTAAAAGCAGGTGATGCTGTTCAATTAATCGGCTTCGGTACTTTTAAAGTAAATGAGCGTAAAGCACGTACTGGTCGCAACCCAAAAACTGGTGAAGAGATCAAAATTGCTGCAGCAAAAGTACCTGCATTCGTTTCAGGTAAAGCATTAAAAGACTTAGTAAAATAA
- a CDS encoding thymidylate synthase, with amino-acid sequence MKQYLDLCNRIVHEGKWVANERTGKRCLTVINADLVYDVENGEFPLVTTRRSYWKAAIAELLGYIRGYDNAADFRNLGTKSWDANANENTAWLANPYRKGEDDMGLVYGAVGRNFPKPDGGSVDLLRQIVDDLKNGIDNRGEIYTFYHPGAFHMGCLRPCLHSHHFSLLDGTLYLNSTQRSADVPLGLNWNMIQCYTFLALMAQITGNKAGKAYHKIVNAHIYEDQLELMRDVQLKREPLVAPKLIINPDIKSLEDLETWVTLADFKVEGYEYHPAIQYPFSV; translated from the coding sequence ATGAAGCAGTATTTAGATTTGTGCAATCGTATTGTGCATGAGGGAAAATGGGTCGCTAATGAGCGAACAGGAAAGCGTTGTTTGACTGTGATTAATGCTGATTTAGTTTATGATGTCGAGAACGGGGAATTTCCGTTGGTGACTACTCGTCGCAGTTATTGGAAGGCCGCCATTGCAGAGCTTTTAGGCTATATTCGAGGCTATGATAATGCGGCAGATTTTCGTAATCTGGGGACCAAATCTTGGGACGCGAATGCCAATGAAAATACGGCTTGGTTAGCAAACCCATACCGTAAAGGTGAAGATGATATGGGGCTGGTTTATGGTGCGGTAGGGCGTAATTTTCCAAAGCCAGATGGTGGCTCAGTGGATTTACTTCGTCAAATTGTAGATGATTTGAAAAACGGCATTGATAATCGTGGTGAAATTTATACTTTCTACCACCCCGGTGCTTTTCATATGGGATGTTTACGCCCTTGTTTGCATAGCCACCATTTTTCATTACTTGATGGTACGTTATATTTAAACAGCACACAACGTTCAGCTGATGTGCCACTTGGTTTAAATTGGAATATGATACAATGTTATACCTTTTTAGCACTAATGGCACAGATTACCGGTAATAAAGCAGGAAAAGCCTATCATAAAATTGTTAATGCCCATATTTATGAAGACCAATTAGAGCTAATGCGTGATGTGCAATTAAAGCGTGAACCTCTGGTTGCTCCGAAATTAATTATTAATCCTGATATTAAATCGCTGGAAGATTTAGAAACTTGGGTAACTTTAGCGGATTTTAAAGTGGAAGGTTACGAATATCATCCTGCTATTCAGTATCCATTCTCTGTTTAA
- the mltF gene encoding membrane-bound lytic murein transglycosylase MltF yields MKGLIASLFIAVTLLLWAWDMVSPWQKIVHSEANHYTQIQQSRNLKVGMINHPLSYFVGPEGTSGIEYDLASAFAQYLNVKLEIKTYDSSEKLFDALRNNDIDIAAAGLPYHAELTEEFQIGPSYYSASWQVAYKKGTSRPYRLSDLQQDIIIPSGSAVIPILNQLKQENPELKWQISDKFTQEELLLKVAQGKIPYTIAMSVDISSAQHINPNIAVGFDLTDENPILWYLARSSYSELQSALLDFMSDSIETGLVSRIEEKYFNHLAKFDYVDIQSYLNAIKTVLPKYEPLFQAYKGELEWQMLAAIAYQESHWDPNATSPTGVRGIMMLTKDTAERMKISDRTNPAQSIKAGSEYLHMLMKQMPESIPEADRIWYSLAAYNMGLGHLLDLRRLTKQLGGNPDNWLDVKKNLPLLAEKRYYTHLKYGYARGYEALQYVENIRRYYSSIINYQRVEEQKIQENITNEQTKQENSSNEKIEEKEIPIYEETKTTPNQTN; encoded by the coding sequence TTGAAAGGATTAATTGCCAGTCTCTTTATAGCAGTTACATTGCTACTTTGGGCTTGGGATATGGTTTCGCCTTGGCAGAAAATCGTCCATTCGGAAGCAAATCACTATACACAAATTCAGCAGAGTAGAAATCTAAAAGTTGGGATGATCAACCACCCTCTCTCTTATTTTGTCGGACCTGAAGGCACAAGCGGCATCGAATACGATTTAGCCAGCGCATTTGCTCAATATTTAAATGTTAAATTAGAAATTAAAACTTATGATAGTAGTGAAAAACTGTTTGATGCCTTAAGAAATAATGATATTGATATTGCTGCTGCCGGTTTACCGTATCATGCTGAATTAACAGAAGAGTTCCAAATTGGACCTTCTTATTATTCTGCATCTTGGCAAGTGGCTTATAAAAAAGGAACATCGAGACCTTATAGACTATCAGATTTACAACAGGATATAATCATTCCTAGCGGTTCTGCTGTTATCCCTATACTAAATCAGCTTAAACAGGAAAACCCTGAGTTAAAATGGCAAATTTCGGATAAATTCACACAAGAGGAATTATTGCTAAAAGTGGCTCAAGGGAAAATTCCCTATACTATTGCAATGTCAGTAGATATTTCTTCAGCCCAACATATTAATCCAAACATAGCAGTCGGTTTTGACCTAACTGATGAAAATCCGATTTTATGGTATTTAGCAAGAAGCTCTTATAGCGAGCTACAATCCGCATTATTGGATTTTATGTCAGACTCTATTGAAACAGGCTTAGTCTCAAGAATTGAAGAAAAATATTTTAACCACCTAGCCAAGTTTGATTATGTTGATATTCAAAGCTATTTGAATGCAATAAAAACCGTTCTACCTAAATATGAACCACTCTTCCAAGCATATAAGGGTGAATTAGAATGGCAAATGTTAGCAGCGATCGCTTATCAAGAGTCCCATTGGGATCCAAATGCCACCTCTCCAACAGGAGTTCGAGGAATTATGATGCTCACTAAAGATACTGCGGAACGAATGAAAATTTCAGATAGGACTAATCCTGCCCAAAGTATCAAAGCAGGCTCTGAATATTTACATATGCTAATGAAACAAATGCCGGAATCAATTCCGGAAGCAGATAGAATTTGGTATAGTTTAGCTGCATATAATATGGGATTAGGGCATTTGCTTGATCTGCGCCGTTTAACAAAGCAATTAGGTGGCAATCCTGATAACTGGTTAGATGTGAAAAAGAACCTCCCACTTCTGGCAGAAAAACGCTATTATACTCATTTAAAATATGGCTATGCACGTGGATATGAAGCCTTACAATATGTAGAAAATATCAGACGCTATTACAGCAGTATTATCAACTACCAACGTGTAGAAGAACAAAAAATACAAGAAAATATTACTAATGAGCAAACAAAACAGGAGAATTCTTCCAATGAGAAAATTGAAGAAAAAGAAATCCCTATCTACGAGGAAACTAAGACTACGCCAAATCAAACAAATTAA
- the gltX gene encoding glutamate--tRNA ligase, with product MKIETLFPLDPNVKVRTRFAPSPTGYLHVGGARTALYSWLYAKHNHGEFVLRIEDTDLERSTPEATAAILEGMEWLNLAWEHGPYFQTKRFERYNQVIDQMIEAGTAYRCYCSKERLEELRNTQEANKEKPRYDRHCLDNQAYSENEPHVVRFKNPQEGSVIFDDAVRGRIEISNSELDDLIIRRTDGSPTYNFCVVVDDWDMGITHVVRGEDHINNTPRQINILKALGAPVPTYAHVSMINGDDGQKLSKRHGAVSVMQYRDDGYLPEALINYLVRLGWGHGDQEIFSRQEMIELFDIHSVSRSASAFNTEKLQWLNHHYIRSLEPSYVAKHLEWHMNQQGIDFSKGPALAEIIPVLGERCKTLKEIAEASAYFYQDFESYEEKAAAKNFKAEAITPLAKLLEKLTACNDWTVENIHEAMNQTASELEIGMGKVGMPFRLAVTGTGQSPSMDITAKLVGKERTLARLKKAISFIQSNS from the coding sequence ATGAAAATTGAAACCCTTTTCCCTTTAGATCCAAATGTTAAAGTACGTACTCGCTTTGCACCAAGCCCAACAGGCTACTTACATGTAGGTGGTGCTCGTACTGCTCTTTATTCTTGGCTTTATGCAAAGCATAACCACGGTGAATTCGTATTACGTATTGAAGATACCGATTTAGAACGCTCAACTCCTGAAGCAACCGCTGCCATTCTAGAAGGTATGGAATGGCTAAACTTAGCTTGGGAACACGGTCCTTATTTCCAAACAAAACGTTTTGAACGTTATAACCAAGTTATCGACCAAATGATTGAGGCTGGCACAGCTTATCGTTGCTACTGTTCAAAAGAACGTTTAGAAGAATTACGTAACACGCAAGAAGCAAATAAAGAAAAGCCTCGTTATGATCGACATTGTTTAGATAACCAAGCATACTCAGAAAATGAGCCACACGTGGTACGCTTTAAAAACCCACAAGAAGGTTCTGTAATTTTTGACGATGCGGTACGTGGGCGTATTGAAATCAGCAATAGTGAATTAGATGACTTAATTATCCGCCGTACAGATGGTTCACCAACTTACAACTTCTGCGTTGTAGTAGATGACTGGGATATGGGCATTACTCACGTTGTACGTGGTGAAGATCATATTAATAATACCCCTCGGCAAATCAATATTTTAAAAGCGTTAGGTGCTCCGGTACCGACTTATGCACACGTATCAATGATTAATGGTGACGATGGACAGAAATTATCTAAACGCCATGGTGCAGTAAGTGTGATGCAATATCGTGACGATGGCTATTTACCAGAAGCCTTAATTAACTACTTAGTACGTTTAGGCTGGGGCCACGGCGACCAAGAAATTTTCTCTCGACAAGAAATGATTGAGCTATTTGATATTCACTCTGTGAGTCGTTCAGCAAGCGCATTCAATACTGAAAAACTACAATGGCTCAACCATCACTACATTCGCTCACTTGAGCCAAGCTATGTAGCAAAACATTTAGAATGGCATATGAACCAGCAAGGTATTGATTTTAGCAAAGGTCCAGCCCTTGCCGAGATCATTCCTGTTTTAGGTGAACGTTGCAAAACATTGAAAGAGATTGCTGAAGCTAGTGCTTATTTCTATCAAGATTTCGAATCTTACGAAGAAAAAGCTGCTGCTAAAAATTTCAAAGCTGAAGCTATTACTCCACTTGCAAAATTATTGGAAAAATTAACCGCTTGTAACGACTGGACAGTTGAGAATATCCATGAAGCAATGAACCAAACAGCCTCAGAGCTGGAAATTGGTATGGGTAAAGTAGGTATGCCATTCCGTTTAGCTGTTACAGGCACTGGGCAATCTCCCTCCATGGATATTACCGCCAAATTGGTTGGAAAGGAGAGAACATTAGCTCGTCTTAAGAAAGCAATTAGCTTCATTCAATCAAACAGCTAG